One window from the genome of Parasteatoda tepidariorum isolate YZ-2023 chromosome 8, CAS_Ptep_4.0, whole genome shotgun sequence encodes:
- the LOC107442300 gene encoding uncharacterized protein: MLFKMVLSKRGSRRISRMTYDEDQIEELEKEYAKSPYLNNANRKKLSQKMGVDERRLKIWFQNRRMREKTKTQRNDKDVKIERKLRSAKKANPVAEPVSVKSASPVSESLLTKSSSPPCRSCQSPKWIPQVPHIYGKSCFDAPRSEFPHCHSSCAMISRRYLPPYAVRKPMHHRNSAMPECVKDVHSSKDFGDAASCQTSTCVAHSSMISSSNTFFNNGLCNDWESSHIFRKVPDGIDCSVTKENNHACCANCNKLQVTSSSPGTEPLSENSRNRSFHLLPNPNAMSTDQSSKENINNIYRNNYEDLNADTKHCIFNSESYLCYDKIYSSKLHSPHYSIENILRPPLQTLEYMVEDVDNYQRAFSTSKCCRSSHQLLDISHQSSNQWHCQRLSDTDHKQSIQFDMPYSQSLSSTKLQPITQWQISSPESLAESAHHQSYQWQTPSPQSTSVKSYQPIIESHNPSFKSASSLTSASTHQPSVEWHGSSSKSLSSQTLFDTNLQQSNEWHIPSSQTSLVDSYQLPDERPNCSSRSLIANPQPSFQWHRPSTHSSLLTSHRSTIKRQSSSQLSTSVDNQQRLSQCHDSPPQSSLDNGYESSSQWHSLSPQSSVTCHEPSSQWHNSSSRSSAVTSLEQASQWYSLSPQSSSVSSHEIPSQSHHLSPQSSSVFSNEPSSEWQGLSPQSSSVTSLEPSSQWHSLSPQSSMISRHEPSSQWHSLSPRSASVSSLEQPNQWHGLFSQSSSITSSEQSSEWQGLSPQSSSVTSSEKLSDWKGLSPQLPSPNSKQSPSCSYLSNCQPVFQNSTTLDIQSAYQTPEVKPTCSYQFDTQEISQNDYSTYWSLRQL, from the coding sequence gTTCGCGTAGAATCAGTCGCATGACCTACGATGAAGACCAAATCGAAGAACTAGAAAAAGAATATGCAAAATctccatatttaaataatgctaacAGAAAAAAGTTGTCCCAAAAAATGGGCGTCGATGAAAGAAGACTGAAAATCTGGTTTCAGAATCGAAGAATGCGGGAAAAAACGAAAACACAGAGGAATGATAAAGacgtaaaaattgaaagaaaactgAGATCAGCAAAAAAAGCAAATCCAGTTGCAGAACCAGTCTCAGTGAAGTCAGCATCACCAGTTTCAGAATCCCTTCTGACGAAATCCTCCTCTCCACCATGTCGCAGTTGCCAATCTCCAAAATGGATTCCTCAAGTCCCTCATATTTACGGCAAAAGCTGTTTTGATGCACCAAGATCAGAATTTCCTCATTGTCATTCTTCTTGTGCTATGATATCAAGACGCTATCTGCCACCATATGCAGTCCGCAAACCTATGCACCACAGAAACAGTGCCATGCCAGAATGTGTCAAAGATGTGCACTCAAGCAAGGATTTTGGAGATGCTGCATCGTGCCAGACATCTACTTGCGTAGCACATTCATCGATGATTTCATCTTCTAACACATTTTTCAACAATGGTTTGTGCAATGACTGGGAATCTTCACACATTTTTCGAAAAGTGCCTGACGGCATAGATTGTTCAGtcacaaaagaaaataaccATGCCTGTTGtgcaaattgtaataaattgcaAGTAACATCCTCTTCACCAGGTACTGAGCCACTGTCTGAAAACTCTCGAAATAGATCATTTCATCTGTTACCAAACCCAAATGCAATGTCTACGGATCAAAGCtctaaagaaaacataaataacatttacagaaataattatgaGGATTTGAATGCGGACACTAAGCATTGTATCTTCAATAGTGAATCTTATTTgtgttatgataaaatttattccagtAAGCTGCATTCTCCTCATTATTCCATAGAAAATATCTTAAGACCACCTTTACAAACTCTCGAGTATATGGTGGAGGATGTTGATAATTATCAGCGAGCATTTTCTACAAGTAAATGTTGTCGTTCATCACATCAATTATTGGACATTAGTCACCAGTCATCAAATCAATGGCACTGTCAAAGATTGTCAGACACCGACCATAAACAATCAATTCAATTTGACATGCCATATTCACAGTCATTATCAAGCACCAAACTTCAACCAATAACCCAGTGGCAGATTTCTTCTCCTGAGTCACTAGCTGAGTCAGCTCATCACCAGTCATATCAATGGCAAACTCCCTCACCTCAATCAACATCAGTCAAAAGTTATCAACCAATAATTGAAAGTCATAATCCTTCATTTAAATCAGCCTCATCACTAACATCAGCAAGTACTCATCAACCATCAGTAGAATGGCATGGTTCTTCATCTAAATCACTATCATCACAAACATTGTTCGACACCAACCTCCAACAATCAAATGAATGGCACATTCCATCATCACAAACATCATTAGTCGATAGTTACCAATTACCAGATGAAAGGCCTAATTGTTCATCTAGATCACTAATCGCCAATCCTCAGCCATCATTTCAATGGCACAGACCATCAACGCATTCATCTTTGCTCACAAGTCATCGATCCACAATTAAACGACAAAGCTCATCACAGCTATCAACATCTGTAGACAACCAGCAACGATTGAGTCAATGCCATGATTCACCTCCACAATCGTCACTAGACAATGGTTATGAGTCATCGAGTCAATGGCACAGCTTATCACCACAATCATCAGTCACCTGTCATGAACCATCGAGTCAATGGCATAATTCATCGTCACGATCGTCAGCAGTCACCAGCCTTGAACAAGCAAGTCAATGGTATAGTTTATCACCGCAATCATCATCAGTCAGCAGTCACGAAATACCAAGTCAGTCGCATCATTTGTCGCCACAATCGTCCTCAGTTTTTAGCAATGAGCCATCGAGTGAATGGCAAGGTTTATCGCCACAATCGTCATCAGTCACCAGCCTTGAACCATCTAGTCAATGGCATAGTTTATCACCACAATCATCCATGATCTCCAGACATGAACCATCGAGTCAATGGCATAGCTTATCCCCACGATCAGCATCAGTCAGCAGTCTTGAACAACCAAATCAATGGCACGGATTATTTTCACAATCGTCATCCATCACCAGTAGTGAACAATCGAGTGAATGGCAAGGTTTATCGCCACAATCGTCATCAGTCACCAGTAGTGAGAAATTGAGTGATTGGAAAGGTTTATCGCCACAATTGCCGTCACCCAACAGCAAACAATCGCCAAGTTGTTCTTACTTATCTAACTGTCAACcagtatttcaaaattctacTACTTTAGATATTCAATCAGCATATCAAACACCAGAAGTAAAACCCACTTGTTCATATCAATTTGATACACAGGAAATATCTCAGAATGATTATAGTACGTACTGGAGCTTAAGACAATTGTAA